The following proteins are co-located in the Desulfurococcus amylolyticus Z-533 genome:
- a CDS encoding tRNA (guanine(26)-N(2))-dimethyltransferase, giving the protein MTEVKILSREQLIQEGLAKLVIPRMDEYRRPDGSIEPAWMPVFYNPQAIVSRDATVSVLRTLYGSRNIFFVDPLAGTGIRSIRIALEKGGEGIVNDIDPHALYYIRKNLRLNNLYPGKLHVYSQEANVLLNNLTFTGISLDYIDLDPYGSPVPFVDSVFKPLGKRALIGVTATDTAPLTCSHYRKTLRRYWFTCVHTDFEKEIGARLLIAYIVKHASALDIAARPLLIFIYKHYYRVFFETLRSTGEAYRLINECLGYIWYCPSTLERGYIKSLDEARDLTCINNEKPVLTGETWICSLGEAEFIDKVFNEADKISWLHKDSRRILGLLRNETRLNNPYVRIDKLCSIIGRNMPKYETLIEALKQHGIMASRTHFDPRGLKIDSDVKALTEVLKSI; this is encoded by the coding sequence ATGACTGAAGTAAAGATACTCAGCCGTGAACAATTGATCCAGGAGGGATTAGCTAAGCTCGTAATACCCCGGATGGATGAGTATAGAAGACCCGATGGATCGATAGAGCCGGCTTGGATGCCTGTCTTCTATAATCCACAAGCCATAGTAAGCAGGGATGCGACCGTCTCAGTCCTCAGGACCCTGTATGGTTCGAGGAATATATTTTTCGTTGATCCATTAGCCGGCACTGGAATACGTAGCATTCGCATAGCGCTCGAGAAGGGTGGTGAGGGCATAGTAAACGATATTGATCCACATGCATTATACTACATAAGGAAAAACCTGCGGCTCAACAACCTATACCCTGGAAAACTACACGTGTACTCGCAGGAGGCAAATGTCCTTCTCAATAATTTAACCTTCACGGGTATATCACTCGACTATATAGACCTAGATCCCTACGGCTCCCCAGTCCCATTCGTGGACTCGGTGTTTAAACCCCTGGGTAAGAGGGCGTTGATAGGTGTCACGGCAACCGATACAGCCCCGCTCACATGTAGTCACTACAGGAAAACCCTTAGGAGATACTGGTTTACTTGTGTCCACACCGATTTCGAGAAAGAAATAGGGGCTAGGTTACTCATCGCGTACATAGTTAAACACGCTTCAGCACTCGACATTGCTGCTAGGCCATTGCTTATATTCATTTATAAGCATTATTACAGGGTTTTCTTTGAAACCCTGAGGAGCACGGGGGAAGCATATCGATTAATTAATGAATGCCTGGGTTATATATGGTACTGTCCATCGACACTGGAAAGAGGATATATTAAATCCCTGGATGAAGCCAGGGATTTAACATGTATTAATAACGAGAAACCGGTTCTAACAGGCGAAACATGGATCTGCAGCCTAGGGGAGGCTGAGTTCATTGATAAGGTATTCAATGAAGCCGATAAAATAAGCTGGCTTCACAAGGATTCGAGGAGAATACTTGGGCTCCTCAGGAATGAGACTAGGTTGAATAACCCGTATGTACGAATAGATAAGCTATGCTCTATTATTGGGAGAAATATGCCGAAATACGAGACCCTCATAGAGGCTTTGAAGCAACACGGCATCATGGCTTCCCGCACACACTTTGATCCACGGGGATTAAAGATAGATAGCGATGTGAAGGCCTTGACCGAGGTGTTGAAGAGTATTTAA
- a CDS encoding TRAM domain-containing protein: MSRQQKKHSWNPYTSDVQRFSIYPRIQTPHEDSLRPGKILTVEIGDVDKHGNGVVDYKGAKIIVYNASLGSKVKIRITKVNDDVAYGEILEVLSEANEKYQ; the protein is encoded by the coding sequence GTGTCTAGGCAGCAGAAAAAACATAGCTGGAATCCATATACGAGTGATGTCCAGAGGTTCAGCATATATCCAAGAATACAGACACCACACGAGGATTCCCTGAGACCAGGCAAGATACTAACCGTTGAAATAGGCGACGTAGACAAACATGGAAACGGGGTTGTCGACTACAAGGGAGCCAAGATAATAGTTTACAACGCGAGCCTCGGCTCAAAGGTAAAGATAAGGATCACCAAGGTCAATGACGACGTAGCATACGGGGAAATCCTGGAAGTCCTGAGTGAAGCAAATGAGAAATATCAGTAA
- a CDS encoding adenosine-specific kinase, producing MSVSLHVVDITIPEGTNIIIGRSHFIKTVEDIYEALVTSVPGIRFGLAFNEASGKRLVRYEGNDEELTRAAIDAALKIGAGHTFVLFIRNAYPINVLNQLKNIQEVVSLYVATGNPVQVIVGETNQGRVILGVVDGYPPLGVESEEDKKERRDFLRKIGYKK from the coding sequence ATGAGTGTCTCCCTGCATGTGGTGGATATAACTATACCGGAGGGCACGAACATTATAATAGGCCGGAGCCACTTCATAAAGACGGTTGAAGACATATATGAGGCACTAGTCACCAGCGTGCCTGGTATAAGATTCGGGCTAGCGTTCAACGAGGCCAGCGGTAAGAGGTTGGTGAGATACGAGGGCAATGATGAAGAGTTAACTAGGGCAGCCATCGATGCAGCGTTAAAGATAGGTGCCGGCCACACATTCGTTCTGTTTATAAGAAACGCGTATCCGATAAACGTGTTGAACCAGTTGAAGAATATACAGGAGGTGGTTTCACTATACGTTGCAACAGGTAACCCGGTGCAGGTTATCGTAGGGGAGACTAATCAGGGTAGAGTAATACTCGGCGTGGTGGACGGGTACCCGCCGCTCGGTGTGGAATCGGAGGAGGATAAAAAAGAGAGGAGGGATTTCCTGAGGAAGATAGGTTATAAAAAATAG
- a CDS encoding purine-nucleoside phosphorylase: protein MPIHIKASPGDIAENVIAVGDPGRVDILSGLLSNVKTVNIHRGFKIVTGLYNGEKVTIATHGVGAPSASIVFEELRQLGAKRIVRIGTTGGVRKDTRIGDVIVATGAAYTVNGCGLGQYMPGICGAASPDPVLTTRIIESMEEHGIEYKKGPVFSSDAFYAEDPSFAERLSHYGIVAVEMEAAALFALGWLRGFETACVLVVSDVLHGEEAMKKYLTTEELAEVFLKVAKLVLDVFHKYY, encoded by the coding sequence TTGCCCATACATATTAAGGCTTCCCCAGGCGATATAGCCGAGAACGTTATAGCTGTCGGTGATCCTGGACGCGTAGACATACTCTCCGGGCTACTCAGCAACGTTAAAACCGTTAACATCCACCGGGGATTCAAGATAGTTACCGGCTTATATAACGGTGAGAAGGTAACCATCGCGACACACGGGGTAGGCGCCCCAAGTGCCAGCATAGTCTTCGAGGAGCTACGTCAGCTAGGGGCCAAGAGGATAGTCAGGATAGGTACAACCGGTGGTGTGAGAAAAGATACCAGGATAGGTGACGTGATCGTTGCAACCGGTGCAGCATACACGGTCAACGGCTGTGGACTAGGCCAGTACATGCCTGGAATATGCGGCGCCGCCTCACCGGATCCCGTGTTAACTACAAGGATAATCGAGTCTATGGAGGAGCATGGAATAGAATATAAGAAGGGCCCGGTTTTCTCCAGTGATGCATTCTACGCTGAAGACCCGTCATTCGCCGAGAGGCTGTCGCACTACGGGATTGTTGCAGTGGAAATGGAGGCTGCAGCATTATTCGCGCTTGGCTGGCTAAGGGGTTTTGAGACCGCCTGTGTTCTAGTGGTTAGCGATGTACTCCATGGCGAGGAAGCTATGAAGAAATACTTGACTACGGAGGAGCTGGCCGAGGTCTTCTTAAAGGTTGCGAAGCTGGTTCTCGATGTCTTCCACAAGTATTATTGA
- a CDS encoding NTPase — MKIIITGRPGVGKSTFFEKLISELRENNLLVGGIKAPEVREHGVRVGFKVIDLLSGEEAWLAKKSIPGSVRIGSYTVLVEEASRIIETALRRALGEASVIGIDEVGPMELKIPVFKPLLLEILDSGKPVILVVHYRLTDRDILGRLSDAEKIVLTMENREHVKSSTKGLINKVIEALAPSRS, encoded by the coding sequence ATGAAAATCATTATTACAGGCCGCCCCGGTGTGGGTAAGTCGACGTTTTTCGAGAAGTTAATATCAGAGCTCAGAGAGAACAATCTATTGGTTGGCGGTATTAAAGCGCCTGAAGTAAGGGAACATGGTGTGAGGGTAGGGTTTAAAGTTATTGATTTATTAAGTGGTGAAGAAGCATGGTTAGCAAAAAAGAGTATACCTGGCTCGGTGAGGATAGGGTCTTATACTGTGCTCGTTGAAGAGGCATCCAGGATCATTGAGACAGCGTTAAGGAGGGCTCTTGGAGAAGCCAGCGTCATAGGTATAGATGAAGTGGGGCCCATGGAGCTTAAAATACCTGTTTTCAAGCCATTGCTCCTGGAGATCCTCGACTCCGGTAAACCAGTCATACTTGTCGTACATTATAGATTGACCGATAGAGATATACTGGGTAGACTTAGTGATGCCGAAAAAATAGTGTTAACCATGGAGAACAGGGAGCACGTTAAATCAAGTACGAAGGGGTTGATCAATAAAGTAATCGAGGCCCTGGCTCCGTCTCGATCCTGA
- a CDS encoding recombinase RecB — translation MSISSSRKWRSSELIALEYLEKQGFRIEETRKKIKIEGVEIGEVDAIAISPGGEKYAVEIKAGRIDVAGIRQAYVNALLLGLKPLIVAKGYADDSAMMLARELDVKVVELGDQYLVDSEELEIIVESAIYGLLRKILGVVTSKEPIPPQDYTVIEALAGSRDIKEFADSLKTTVENAMRQVRRIQSKGILPEDTKSYYELKMYAQIILLRERIRGLERLLASNCREKTQPSYP, via the coding sequence GTGAGTATTAGTTCCAGTAGAAAATGGCGAAGCAGTGAGCTAATAGCGTTAGAATACCTTGAGAAACAAGGATTTAGAATCGAGGAAACGAGGAAGAAGATAAAGATCGAAGGAGTTGAGATAGGGGAGGTTGACGCTATAGCTATATCACCTGGTGGGGAGAAGTACGCGGTTGAAATAAAAGCCGGCAGGATCGATGTAGCAGGGATTAGGCAGGCATACGTCAACGCATTACTCCTGGGTCTAAAGCCCCTTATCGTTGCGAAGGGCTACGCCGATGACTCGGCGATGATGCTTGCAAGGGAGCTTGATGTCAAGGTCGTAGAGCTGGGCGACCAGTATCTCGTGGACTCTGAGGAATTAGAGATAATTGTTGAATCAGCCATTTATGGATTACTCAGAAAGATACTAGGGGTCGTCACAAGCAAAGAACCTATTCCACCACAGGATTACACCGTAATAGAGGCCCTCGCCGGCTCACGTGATATAAAGGAATTTGCGGACTCCTTAAAGACCACGGTGGAAAACGCTATGAGACAGGTTAGAAGGATTCAGTCCAAGGGTATTCTACCCGAGGACACTAAGAGTTATTATGAGTTGAAAATGTATGCCCAGATAATTTTACTAAGGGAGAGGATAAGGGGGCTTGAGAGGCTCCTGGCAAGCAATTGCAGGGAGAAAACCCAACCTAGCTACCCGTGA
- a CDS encoding radical SAM protein: MSKVSKYYAALRSKIMDEVSTILNDEEKKASLRDPHSKRAPRPCGLTIHTGIGCTMGCSYCYIGDMGFPTNSIKPYPLSGVQLVYALLNNKYFLPGERGTLIAIGSVTEPFHPAVLVKTLEYIWAVKKYLGNYIQFSTKAYISMNTALKVAAIDPGISPLITLVSINYSSELERNAPRPEIRLESIRNLREAGLKPVLFLRPIIPGITDKEYVEIIDKAAEYGAVGVVAGGLRVTPRIISNLKEAGTDIREIERRLRIPLEKMREGVQYNIDVADIKKNIAAYTRRKGLKYFPLACMANIYSHGESCWRMISMGITDTAKPLYKPEKDVVEELLREIGCHGGFKGFSNGFIRVSIRSKCDKVLAGEVIKYWFRACPVFTGS; encoded by the coding sequence ATGAGCAAAGTCTCCAAGTATTATGCAGCATTAAGGAGTAAAATCATGGATGAGGTATCCACAATTCTCAACGATGAGGAGAAGAAAGCATCCCTTAGAGACCCTCATTCAAAACGGGCTCCGAGACCCTGTGGCTTAACAATACACACTGGTATTGGGTGTACAATGGGGTGTTCATACTGCTACATAGGTGACATGGGGTTTCCAACGAACTCGATAAAGCCGTATCCTTTAAGTGGTGTGCAGCTAGTCTACGCGTTGCTTAATAATAAATACTTCCTCCCAGGTGAAAGGGGAACCCTGATCGCTATTGGTAGCGTAACAGAACCGTTTCACCCGGCAGTCCTCGTGAAGACCCTTGAATATATCTGGGCGGTGAAAAAGTATCTGGGCAACTATATTCAGTTCTCCACGAAAGCCTATATATCAATGAATACGGCTCTTAAAGTAGCTGCAATAGACCCAGGTATATCGCCATTGATCACCCTAGTCTCGATCAACTACTCTAGCGAGCTGGAGAGGAATGCACCTAGACCAGAGATCAGGCTTGAATCGATAAGAAATCTCAGGGAGGCAGGATTAAAGCCGGTATTGTTCCTGAGACCCATAATACCGGGGATAACCGATAAAGAATATGTAGAGATCATAGATAAGGCAGCCGAATACGGGGCAGTAGGGGTTGTTGCAGGGGGTTTAAGGGTAACTCCGAGAATCATTAGCAACCTAAAGGAGGCTGGAACCGATATAAGGGAAATAGAGAGAAGGCTACGTATACCTCTAGAGAAGATGCGTGAGGGAGTGCAATACAATATCGATGTAGCAGATATAAAGAAGAATATAGCGGCTTATACCAGGAGAAAAGGCTTAAAGTATTTCCCACTAGCATGCATGGCTAACATTTACAGTCATGGCGAGTCATGTTGGAGAATGATCTCCATGGGAATAACGGATACTGCAAAGCCGCTATACAAGCCCGAGAAAGATGTTGTCGAGGAGTTATTAAGGGAAATAGGGTGTCACGGTGGCTTCAAAGGGTTTTCAAACGGTTTCATCAGGGTAAGTATACGGTCTAAATGCGATAAGGTGCTGGCCGGGGAAGTGATCAAATACTGGTTCAGGGCCTGCCCTGTCTTCACGGGTAGCTAG
- a CDS encoding HAD-IB family phosphatase yields MPSGLIVFDCDGVLTYNHSSWQQLHEYFGSRDNKYFAELYERNLITYLDWMKIDIALMIHAWGKPIKRRDVENALSTIRIKQEAPEVIRALKDADYIVAVVSSGIDILVERVCRELGVDLCLYNKLAFHNDELIPGGEALVPLREKPRIVKNLAESLSISIHDTYYVGDSKWDIEVFRNVGHSIAVKPCGEACGFAEHVVSDLREIIDIVNGSRV; encoded by the coding sequence TTGCCGAGTGGATTAATAGTCTTCGATTGTGATGGTGTACTCACATACAACCATAGTAGTTGGCAGCAATTACATGAGTACTTTGGTAGCAGAGACAATAAGTATTTCGCCGAGCTCTACGAGAGAAACCTGATAACATACCTGGATTGGATGAAGATAGATATAGCATTAATGATACATGCATGGGGTAAGCCGATAAAGAGACGGGATGTTGAGAATGCATTATCAACCATCAGGATTAAACAGGAAGCCCCCGAGGTTATTAGGGCACTCAAGGATGCCGATTACATAGTCGCTGTTGTAAGCAGCGGTATCGACATACTGGTTGAGAGGGTCTGCCGGGAGCTTGGAGTGGATCTCTGCCTCTACAATAAGCTTGCATTCCATAATGATGAATTAATACCGGGTGGAGAAGCACTAGTACCATTAAGGGAGAAGCCTAGAATAGTGAAGAACCTGGCCGAATCCCTCTCGATAAGCATCCATGACACATATTATGTCGGGGACAGTAAATGGGATATAGAAGTATTCAGAAACGTGGGGCACTCGATTGCTGTAAAGCCATGTGGTGAAGCCTGCGGGTTCGCCGAACACGTGGTCTCGGATCTCAGAGAGATAATAGATATTGTTAACGGTTCCCGCGTTTAG
- a CDS encoding transcriptional regulator — translation MGDFETSREKIIRLLRETTRPLTVREIISILQLNTTPREVYEDLLHIAKSVFSKSNGEEVLLMEPPRCRKCGYVFKDLGRPKEVSRCPRCKSEWIEPPRFIISKRGNR, via the coding sequence GTGGGTGATTTTGAAACAAGTAGGGAGAAAATAATAAGGCTATTAAGGGAGACCACTAGACCTTTAACTGTTAGGGAGATAATCAGTATTCTTCAATTGAACACTACGCCTAGAGAGGTATACGAGGATCTATTGCATATTGCTAAAAGCGTTTTCTCTAAGTCGAATGGGGAAGAAGTGCTTCTCATGGAGCCTCCTAGATGCAGGAAGTGTGGCTATGTATTCAAGGATCTCGGGAGGCCTAAGGAGGTTTCCCGGTGTCCCCGATGTAAAAGCGAGTGGATTGAGCCGCCTCGCTTCATAATTTCTAAACGCGGGAACCGTTAA
- the cysS gene encoding cysteine--tRNA ligase — translation MSSTSIIEGLGGMLPAIKIYDTLSRDLKELQPIEPGIVKMYVCGPTVYDYTHIGHGKTYVIYDAFKRYLSLRGYHVVHVMNITDIDDKIIKRSQDEGRDWSEIVDEYTRDYLSALEKLNVTIDHHPRVSEHINEIIGFIQGLIDKGYAYIASSGSVYFNVDKYDDYGHLSGRVSKETWGQEQEFLSEKRNPYDFALWKAAKPGEPYWESPWGRGRPGWHIECSVMSSRYLGSRFDIHGGGTDLIFPHHENERAQSEAFFGSKPWVSIWMHSGLVMVGKDKMSKSLKNIIPLKEAFNKWGPMPLRLWYLSTHYRKPLYFSEEALENSVKLYERLTTAAQLLRRLAHESTGLHYAREEDLKVFNQLVSLHTRFHNALSDDFNTAEALAVVNEYLTILFRDIQYNPRHLLVSTSIKLLREFNTVLGVLDRELEGVEEGEALLDSMVEILINVRKELRKRGIYDLSDTIRSDLSKIGIQLMDKGLETTWVRVRK, via the coding sequence ATGTCTTCCACAAGTATTATTGAAGGATTGGGAGGCATGCTTCCAGCTATAAAAATATATGATACTTTATCCAGGGATTTAAAGGAGCTGCAGCCCATTGAGCCCGGCATAGTTAAAATGTATGTATGCGGGCCAACAGTCTATGATTATACACATATAGGGCATGGGAAGACGTATGTTATATACGATGCGTTCAAGAGGTATCTTTCTCTAAGGGGATACCACGTAGTCCACGTCATGAATATCACTGATATAGATGATAAGATCATAAAGCGCTCCCAGGATGAGGGTAGGGATTGGAGTGAAATCGTGGATGAATACACACGCGACTATTTATCAGCCCTGGAGAAATTGAATGTGACAATAGATCATCATCCACGTGTTTCAGAGCACATCAATGAGATAATAGGCTTCATCCAGGGGTTAATAGACAAGGGGTATGCCTATATCGCATCCAGTGGAAGCGTATACTTCAATGTAGACAAGTACGATGACTATGGCCACCTATCCGGTAGAGTGAGTAAGGAGACATGGGGTCAGGAGCAGGAGTTCCTCTCAGAGAAACGGAACCCATACGACTTCGCCCTCTGGAAGGCTGCCAAGCCTGGTGAACCATACTGGGAGAGCCCGTGGGGAAGGGGTAGGCCTGGATGGCATATAGAATGCAGTGTTATGAGTAGCCGATACCTGGGCTCCAGGTTCGATATACATGGCGGTGGAACCGACCTGATATTTCCACACCACGAGAACGAGAGGGCTCAGAGCGAGGCTTTCTTCGGGTCTAAGCCATGGGTAAGCATATGGATGCATTCAGGGCTTGTGATGGTTGGCAAGGATAAGATGAGTAAGAGCCTTAAGAATATTATACCGTTAAAGGAGGCATTCAATAAATGGGGTCCCATGCCCCTGAGGCTCTGGTATCTCTCAACGCATTACAGGAAGCCGCTATATTTCTCCGAGGAGGCTCTCGAAAACTCTGTGAAACTATATGAGAGACTAACTACAGCAGCCCAGCTACTGAGGAGGCTGGCCCATGAGTCAACAGGCCTACACTATGCACGCGAGGAGGACTTGAAGGTGTTTAACCAGCTTGTATCACTCCACACACGCTTCCATAACGCGTTAAGCGATGACTTTAACACGGCGGAGGCTCTTGCAGTGGTTAACGAGTACCTTACAATATTATTCAGGGATATACAGTATAATCCAAGACACCTACTTGTATCAACAAGCATAAAGTTACTCAGGGAATTCAATACAGTGCTCGGCGTACTAGATAGGGAGCTGGAAGGAGTGGAGGAGGGTGAGGCATTACTGGATAGCATGGTAGAGATACTTATAAATGTCAGGAAGGAGCTCAGAAAGAGAGGCATATACGACTTATCAGACACTATAAGAAGCGACTTATCAAAGATAGGTATACAGCTAATGGATAAGGGGCTTGAAACAACGTGGGTAAGGGTTAGAAAGTGA
- a CDS encoding DUF167 domain-containing protein translates to MSQLFDKIRGIVSKHISESSQGIILSIRVKPGDVEDYITIEGDELVFHTAEQSEKGRENAALVKYLARELKIPVSKIDIVYGRRETLKKVLLNDVDPDELVIKLAKLVRLV, encoded by the coding sequence TTGTCTCAATTATTCGATAAAATCCGTGGAATAGTGTCAAAACATATAAGTGAATCCTCCCAGGGCATCATTCTATCTATAAGGGTGAAACCTGGAGATGTAGAAGACTACATAACTATCGAGGGGGATGAACTGGTTTTCCACACAGCTGAGCAATCAGAGAAAGGCCGGGAGAATGCTGCACTAGTGAAGTACTTGGCAAGGGAGCTGAAGATCCCTGTGTCCAAGATAGATATAGTGTATGGTCGTCGTGAAACACTTAAGAAAGTACTACTCAATGATGTGGACCCTGATGAGCTAGTGATTAAGCTAGCTAAGCTGGTTAGACTCGTGTAG
- a CDS encoding helix-turn-helix domain-containing protein codes for MSRNRGTGDIAEEVSRTLRKAGFRVEFLSYPTSARSIDIIACRGDTRVFIKVSQDLREVSWIEVNDLKKSGIVYGSNTIIVAEKNGRRELEDDVVYVRNGVNIVTTNLLGNYLLRNSKPIVVNIRGNYLLKISAGKFQVKMKEVGLTRGELAELLGVSRKAVYMYERGELMVSLQRAVELARIMGEDIFEEIDILGDKPPEPYAGTLENEYLPGDEIEAALWRLLDRLGDLIVKLSRTPVDIVVKGGNVITVTRLDMAENKAEKLENAEKLVKTTGSKLVVIRTKNDLKEIRDVHL; via the coding sequence TTGTCTAGAAACAGGGGTACAGGGGACATCGCTGAAGAAGTCTCTAGAACCCTGAGGAAAGCTGGTTTCCGGGTCGAGTTTCTTTCATACCCTACCTCAGCTAGAAGCATTGATATCATTGCGTGTAGAGGCGATACCAGGGTTTTCATAAAGGTTTCACAGGATTTAAGGGAGGTCTCCTGGATAGAGGTAAATGACTTAAAGAAATCAGGGATAGTGTACGGTTCGAACACTATTATAGTGGCTGAGAAAAACGGTAGGCGGGAGCTTGAGGATGATGTAGTATATGTCAGGAACGGCGTCAACATCGTTACTACAAATCTTCTCGGCAACTATTTATTGAGGAACAGCAAGCCTATTGTTGTAAACATTAGAGGAAACTACCTCTTGAAGATTTCTGCTGGAAAATTCCAAGTGAAAATGAAGGAAGTAGGGCTCACAAGGGGCGAGTTAGCGGAGCTACTTGGAGTAAGCAGAAAAGCTGTCTATATGTATGAAAGAGGTGAGCTAATGGTATCGCTTCAAAGAGCTGTGGAATTAGCCAGGATAATGGGGGAGGACATATTTGAGGAGATAGATATACTCGGAGACAAGCCCCCGGAGCCTTATGCAGGTACGCTGGAAAACGAGTACTTGCCGGGCGATGAAATAGAGGCAGCCCTGTGGAGGCTCCTAGATAGACTCGGAGACCTCATAGTAAAATTATCTAGAACTCCAGTGGATATTGTTGTGAAAGGTGGAAACGTGATAACTGTGACCAGGCTGGATATGGCTGAGAATAAGGCTGAGAAACTAGAGAACGCTGAGAAACTAGTGAAGACAACCGGTTCCAAGCTCGTAGTTATTAGAACGAAAAACGACCTAAAAGAAATCCGTGACGTACATTTGTAA
- a CDS encoding fibrillarin-like rRNA/tRNA 2'-O-methyltransferase: MSQPVSVKPHEKYYGVYVVELDDGSLKLATKNLVPGHRVYGEKLYRINNVEYREWNLYRSKLAGALANGLSEQPIREGHRILYLGIASGTTASHISDIVGLKGRIYGVEFAPRVMRELVLVADVRKNIYPILGDARKPHEYRHVVETVDGIYADVAQPDQAAIVADNALLFLRDGGYLLLAIKARSIDVTKEPSEVYRREIETLKQRGFEIVDVVHLEPYDKDHAMIYSIYRRK; encoded by the coding sequence GTGAGTCAACCAGTCTCGGTAAAACCACATGAAAAATACTACGGGGTATACGTTGTAGAGCTTGATGACGGTAGCCTTAAACTTGCCACAAAGAACCTGGTTCCAGGTCACAGGGTATATGGTGAGAAACTATATAGAATAAACAATGTCGAGTACAGGGAGTGGAATCTATACAGGAGCAAGTTGGCTGGTGCATTAGCCAATGGTCTCAGTGAGCAGCCGATCAGGGAGGGACATAGAATACTATACCTTGGAATAGCATCTGGAACCACTGCCAGTCACATCTCGGACATCGTCGGCTTAAAAGGCAGAATTTACGGTGTTGAATTCGCTCCCAGGGTTATGAGGGAACTAGTATTAGTTGCCGATGTGAGAAAGAACATTTATCCAATACTAGGCGATGCTAGAAAGCCGCATGAATATAGGCATGTTGTTGAAACAGTTGACGGGATATATGCGGATGTTGCGCAACCGGATCAAGCTGCTATAGTCGCAGACAATGCATTACTATTTCTAAGGGATGGAGGATACTTGCTTCTAGCAATAAAGGCTAGAAGCATTGATGTGACAAAGGAGCCTAGTGAAGTATACCGTAGGGAGATAGAGACGTTAAAGCAGAGGGGATTCGAGATAGTCGACGTTGTTCACCTGGAACCCTATGATAAAGATCATGCAATGATATACAGTATATACAGGAGAAAGTAG